A single genomic interval of Solimonas sp. K1W22B-7 harbors:
- a CDS encoding YfaZ family outer membrane protein, protein MKAKIGFGLVLAAATLPAAAAGFDAAIGEEAVRVGLTGDLSSVFGGAKGQYDLGALWRSEDGGDAFVPHVGVLLTGDAGARDAKVVAGLGIRAAYIDGENDDGAAIALGGQVDVRIPGYDRIALGAYAYGAPEVTSFGDVDSYYDIGVSVGYEVIKDASVYVGWRQVQADIDPNGEIEADDGFHLGLRLNF, encoded by the coding sequence GTGAAAGCAAAGATTGGATTCGGTCTGGTTCTGGCCGCGGCAACCCTGCCGGCCGCCGCGGCGGGTTTCGACGCCGCCATCGGCGAGGAAGCGGTGCGCGTGGGCCTGACCGGCGACCTGTCGTCGGTGTTCGGCGGCGCCAAGGGCCAGTACGACCTGGGGGCGCTGTGGCGCTCGGAAGACGGCGGCGACGCCTTCGTGCCGCATGTCGGCGTGCTGCTGACCGGCGACGCCGGTGCCCGTGACGCCAAGGTCGTCGCCGGCCTGGGCATCCGCGCCGCCTACATCGACGGCGAGAACGACGACGGCGCGGCGATCGCGCTGGGCGGCCAGGTCGATGTGCGCATCCCGGGCTACGACCGCATCGCCCTGGGCGCCTACGCCTACGGCGCTCCGGAAGTGACCAGCTTCGGCGATGTCGACAGCTACTACGACATCGGCGTCAGCGTCGGCTATGAAGTGATCAAGGACGCCTCGGTCTACGTCGGCTGGCGCCAGGTCCAGGCCGACATCGATCCCAACGGCGAGATCGAGGCCGACGACGGCTTCCACCTCGGCCTGCGTCTCAACTTCTAA
- a CDS encoding YebC/PmpR family DNA-binding transcriptional regulator has protein sequence MGRGPSIEARKNATDAARGKLFTKFIREITVAARTGGVDPKANSRLRIAMDKALTANMTKDTIERAIKRGSGEGNADAFEEIRYEGYGPGGVAIMVDCMTDNPTRTVAEVRHAFSKCGGHMGTSGSVAFQFSRSGQILFESGGDAALEEKILEQALEAGADDVINHDEVTEVLVAPESFVAVKAALEAQGLKPVQADITMRPGNTSAVSGEQAAALQKLIDMLEDLDDVQKVYSNAEFA, from the coding sequence ATGGGACGTGGCCCGAGTATCGAAGCGCGCAAGAACGCCACCGACGCGGCGCGCGGCAAGCTGTTCACCAAGTTCATTCGCGAGATCACCGTCGCCGCGCGTACCGGCGGCGTCGATCCCAAGGCCAATTCGCGGCTGCGCATCGCCATGGACAAGGCGCTGACCGCGAACATGACCAAGGACACGATCGAGCGCGCGATCAAGCGCGGCTCCGGCGAGGGCAACGCCGACGCCTTCGAGGAAATCCGCTACGAGGGCTACGGGCCCGGCGGCGTCGCGATCATGGTCGACTGCATGACCGACAATCCGACCCGCACCGTCGCCGAAGTCCGTCATGCCTTCAGCAAGTGCGGCGGCCATATGGGCACCAGCGGCTCGGTGGCCTTCCAGTTCAGCCGCAGCGGGCAGATCCTGTTCGAGAGCGGCGGCGACGCGGCGCTGGAGGAGAAGATCCTGGAGCAGGCCCTGGAGGCCGGTGCCGACGACGTGATCAACCACGACGAGGTCACCGAGGTGCTGGTGGCGCCGGAGTCCTTCGTCGCGGTCAAGGCGGCGCTGGAAGCGCAGGGCCTGAAGCCGGTGCAGGCCGACATCACGATGCGGCCGGGCAACACCAGCGCGGTCTCGGGCGAGCAGGCGGCGGCGCTGCAGAAGCTGATCGACATGCTCGAGGATCTGGACGACGTGCAGAAGGTCTATTCGAACGCCGAGTTCGCGTGA
- the ruvC gene encoding crossover junction endodeoxyribonuclease RuvC, which produces MTGTRILGIDPGSRYTGYGVIEVAGSKSRYLACGRINATVGEMPQRLLKILQGLGEVIAEFQPQEVALEEVFVSKNMASALVLGQARGAAICAVAQAGLPLAEYAAAQVKLALVGNGRAEKLQVQHMVKVLLNVREVAMAADAADALAVALTHAHVRSTKMRSGLTLNKAWG; this is translated from the coding sequence GTGACCGGTACCCGCATCCTCGGCATCGATCCCGGCTCGCGCTACACCGGCTACGGCGTGATCGAGGTTGCGGGTTCCAAGAGCCGATACCTGGCCTGCGGGCGCATCAATGCCACGGTCGGCGAGATGCCGCAGCGCCTGCTGAAGATCCTGCAGGGCCTGGGCGAGGTGATCGCCGAGTTCCAGCCGCAGGAAGTGGCGCTGGAAGAAGTGTTCGTCAGCAAGAACATGGCCAGCGCCCTGGTGCTGGGGCAGGCGCGTGGTGCCGCGATCTGTGCCGTGGCGCAGGCCGGCCTGCCGCTGGCCGAGTACGCCGCCGCCCAGGTCAAGCTGGCGCTGGTCGGCAACGGCCGCGCCGAGAAGCTGCAGGTGCAGCACATGGTCAAGGTGCTGCTCAATGTGCGCGAGGTGGCGATGGCCGCCGACGCCGCCGACGCGCTCGCGGTAGCGCTGACCCATGCGCACGTGCGTTCCACTAAGATGCGCAGTGGACTCACCCTGAACAAGGCTTGGGGATAG